A genomic region of bacterium contains the following coding sequences:
- a CDS encoding PQQ-binding-like beta-propeller repeat protein codes for MQRRGVTFGGIGLTVWRRGWKGTLWFLCAVQALAGCSRFTYKTAADPLLPLWPQLGGGASRNAIVAAEPLLPLETVLQKQASGAIQPSLIGLGNWILFTTGEGRIGGFELRTGKRIGKTIGRSTTPVTCAAGDSGLAIIRRLRRDNILFYDLARGRVRWKKSTEPILGEPLIVGERLYLATLRGRLLCLALKDGALIAEARLPHDCLAAPAMADSVLAIGDDRGVLHAFDPQLRPLWHLETGGALRAPAVALGGSFFIGSTSGRFSAIDIRSGIERWHYLSPGKILHAAAAADSLVIVAASDTQLCGLDIRDGRLLWRTGLGAVPATAPLICGRTLFLAAGDTKMRAFALDNGRELWSFATKTAISTHPIVIGRLFLFGTANGLLYAFTWR; via the coding sequence ATGCAAAGGCGAGGTGTAACCTTCGGGGGGATAGGCCTGACGGTGTGGCGCCGCGGCTGGAAGGGAACGCTGTGGTTCCTCTGTGCCGTCCAGGCCCTGGCCGGCTGCAGCCGGTTCACCTACAAAACAGCGGCGGATCCCCTCCTTCCCCTTTGGCCGCAGCTCGGCGGCGGGGCGAGCCGTAATGCCATCGTCGCCGCGGAGCCGCTGCTGCCGCTTGAGACCGTCTTGCAGAAGCAGGCCTCGGGCGCCATCCAGCCGTCGCTGATCGGCCTGGGGAATTGGATACTTTTTACCACCGGAGAGGGCCGGATCGGAGGGTTCGAGCTGCGGACCGGCAAACGCATCGGCAAAACTATCGGACGCAGCACCACACCCGTGACCTGCGCCGCGGGCGACAGCGGACTGGCGATCATCCGGCGCCTCCGCCGCGATAACATCCTCTTCTACGATCTCGCCCGGGGGCGGGTGCGCTGGAAAAAAAGCACCGAGCCGATCCTCGGAGAACCCCTCATCGTCGGAGAGCGCCTCTATCTGGCTACGCTGCGCGGCCGGCTGCTCTGTCTGGCGCTGAAGGATGGAGCGCTGATCGCCGAGGCCCGGCTGCCGCACGACTGCCTCGCCGCCCCGGCAATGGCGGACAGTGTCCTGGCTATCGGCGATGACCGCGGCGTGCTCCATGCCTTCGACCCACAGTTGCGCCCGCTCTGGCATTTGGAGACCGGCGGCGCACTGCGCGCGCCGGCCGTCGCCCTGGGCGGCTCCTTTTTCATCGGCTCCACCAGCGGCCGCTTCTCAGCCATCGACATCCGCAGCGGCATTGAGCGCTGGCACTATCTCAGCCCCGGCAAGATCCTCCACGCCGCAGCGGCGGCTGATTCTTTGGTGATCGTGGCGGCCTCCGATACGCAACTCTGCGGGCTGGACATCAGGGACGGACGGCTGCTCTGGCGGACCGGGCTTGGTGCCGTCCCGGCAACCGCCCCCCTGATTTGCGGCCGCACCCTTTTCCTTGCCGCCGGCGACACCAAAATGCGCGCCTTTGCGCTCGACAACGGCCGTGAACTCTGGTCTTTCGCCACCAAAACCGCCATCTCCACCCACCCCATCGTCATCGGCAGGCTCTTCCTTTTTGGCACCGCAAACGGACTCCTCTACGCCTTTACCTGGCGTTGA
- a CDS encoding BamA/TamA family outer membrane protein: MTARIISYTLRRAALLLAVVAGLAASRADAQYYFGRNKVIYHHFEWRILQTDHFEIYYYPEMRELTEIGAAWAEESYRFLETKFSLSLNERIPLIFYATHAHFQETNTLPYLIPEGIGGFFEYIKGRVVVPANGSIPEFKKVIRHELVHVFTHAKMNRVLKEHKQFNNPGLPLWFIEGLAEYWSSGWDSEAEMFLRDAVINNYLYPVSAIYQINGTFLMYKEAQSILRFIDAQWGEDKILQLIDHVWMAPYFSEVMALTLGIDLKEFDERWIYALKKEHYPLLQDNDAASRVSMQITRQGINIKPAYWQADTARVVFISNRSGYANIYQAPLAGGSHEPKMEVLVPGERSEAFESFHLLNSAIDVNRRGELAFISKAGEKDRLYIMALPGKNLTGRHEFDHLVSLFSPCWSPDGERIVFAGLAFSGRRDLYLFDRATQQITPLTDDACDDKDPVFSPDGRSIVFSSDRGAAGALGAYNLFLYDLDTGVITPLTRGRCHDQMPTWSPDSSYIAFVSDRSGTQNIWSLPTPLGTGSLTHRLGLQPVAESLQAIPAAPRQVTHFITGAYDPEWTPQGNLLFTLFEKFSFNIGLIKGMAASLEEPSPAGMASADAADSLATGTWTYPRLSGAGESRDIRYKPKYSLDIAQSQITQDPIFGTSGGMQLAVSDMLGNYQYFFLLYNTARVQSELLSSFNLAVSRVDLSHRTNFAAGLFHFAGQYYNRYDYWFWERRYGGYTALSYPLSKFDRIEASLNVRYSDKQWFLNDYRRKALLVSNFISYIQDNSLWGPTGPLDGSRMNFTLGTTVDVAHANVRFLTAIMDYRRYFRLSNQSAHALRLWAQINNGKESTPFYMGGSWDLRGYRLWSLWGTKIAMVSNELRFPFIDRFVLKFPIGGVAISSIRGALFCDLGNAWDQRLPELLGSAGGGIRFQLGGMLVLRFDTGRKFILADPGRFYQRHTWHFDRAWFTQFFFGWDF; this comes from the coding sequence ATGACCGCGAGGATAATCTCCTATACGCTCCGGCGCGCCGCCCTCCTGCTGGCGGTGGTCGCCGGACTTGCAGCAAGCCGGGCGGATGCACAGTACTACTTCGGCCGCAACAAGGTCATCTATCACCACTTCGAGTGGCGCATCCTCCAGACCGATCACTTTGAGATCTATTACTACCCGGAAATGCGCGAACTCACCGAGATCGGCGCCGCCTGGGCCGAGGAGAGTTACCGTTTCCTCGAAACCAAGTTCAGTCTCAGCCTGAATGAGCGTATTCCCCTGATCTTTTATGCCACGCACGCCCACTTTCAGGAGACCAATACCCTTCCCTATCTCATTCCAGAGGGCATAGGCGGCTTTTTTGAGTACATCAAGGGACGGGTCGTGGTTCCAGCCAATGGCTCCATCCCTGAATTTAAAAAGGTGATCCGCCATGAGCTCGTCCACGTCTTCACCCATGCTAAAATGAACCGGGTGCTCAAAGAGCATAAACAATTCAATAATCCGGGGCTGCCGCTGTGGTTCATCGAGGGCCTGGCCGAATACTGGTCGAGCGGCTGGGACAGCGAGGCCGAGATGTTTCTCCGCGATGCGGTCATCAACAATTACCTCTATCCCGTCTCCGCCATCTATCAGATCAACGGGACCTTTTTGATGTACAAGGAGGCGCAGAGCATCCTCCGCTTCATCGATGCCCAGTGGGGAGAGGACAAGATCCTGCAGCTGATCGACCATGTCTGGATGGCCCCCTATTTTTCCGAAGTGATGGCCCTGACCTTGGGCATCGACCTGAAAGAATTCGACGAGCGCTGGATCTATGCTCTCAAAAAGGAGCACTATCCCCTGCTGCAGGATAATGATGCGGCTTCGCGGGTGAGCATGCAAATCACCCGCCAGGGGATCAATATCAAACCCGCCTACTGGCAGGCAGATACAGCCCGTGTGGTTTTCATCTCCAACCGCAGCGGCTACGCGAACATCTACCAGGCGCCTCTGGCCGGTGGTTCACACGAGCCCAAAATGGAAGTCCTGGTCCCAGGGGAACGCAGTGAGGCCTTTGAGTCCTTTCACCTGCTCAACAGCGCCATCGATGTCAACCGCCGCGGCGAGCTCGCCTTCATCTCCAAGGCCGGCGAAAAAGACCGGCTCTACATCATGGCCTTGCCCGGGAAAAACCTCACCGGCCGGCATGAATTCGACCATCTAGTCTCCCTCTTTTCCCCCTGCTGGTCGCCAGATGGGGAACGCATCGTCTTCGCAGGTCTTGCCTTCAGCGGCCGCCGGGACCTCTATCTTTTCGACCGCGCGACGCAGCAGATCACGCCGCTCACCGATGATGCCTGCGACGACAAGGATCCGGTCTTCTCGCCCGATGGCCGCTCGATCGTCTTCTCTTCGGACCGCGGCGCTGCCGGCGCGCTGGGCGCCTATAACCTTTTCCTTTACGACCTTGACACCGGCGTGATCACGCCGCTCACGCGCGGCCGCTGCCATGACCAGATGCCCACCTGGTCGCCCGACAGCAGCTACATTGCCTTCGTTTCTGACCGCAGCGGCACACAGAATATCTGGTCATTGCCGACACCCCTCGGCACCGGCTCCCTGACCCACCGCCTCGGCCTGCAGCCGGTTGCAGAGTCCCTCCAGGCCATCCCGGCCGCACCGCGCCAGGTGACCCATTTCATCACCGGGGCTTACGATCCGGAATGGACCCCCCAGGGTAATCTGCTTTTCACTCTTTTCGAAAAGTTCTCCTTCAACATTGGCCTCATCAAGGGGATGGCTGCGAGCCTGGAGGAGCCCTCACCGGCCGGTATGGCATCCGCGGATGCAGCCGACTCGCTCGCCACCGGCACCTGGACCTATCCGCGTCTGAGCGGCGCCGGGGAAAGCCGCGACATCCGCTATAAACCCAAATACAGCCTCGACATTGCCCAGTCGCAGATCACCCAGGATCCCATTTTCGGCACCTCCGGCGGCATGCAGCTGGCCGTCTCGGACATGCTCGGCAATTATCAGTACTTCTTCCTCCTCTACAATACCGCCAGGGTGCAGAGCGAGCTGCTCTCCAGTTTCAATCTCGCCGTCTCTCGCGTCGACCTCTCCCACCGTACCAATTTCGCCGCGGGCCTCTTTCATTTCGCCGGACAGTATTATAACCGCTACGATTACTGGTTCTGGGAACGACGGTACGGCGGATATACCGCCCTCAGCTATCCCCTCTCGAAATTCGATCGGATCGAGGCCAGCCTGAACGTGCGCTACTCGGATAAGCAGTGGTTTCTCAACGATTACCGCCGTAAAGCCCTGCTGGTTTCCAATTTCATCTCGTATATCCAGGACAATTCGCTCTGGGGCCCAACCGGTCCGCTGGACGGCAGCCGCATGAATTTCACCCTCGGGACGACCGTTGATGTCGCCCATGCCAATGTCCGCTTCCTCACCGCCATCATGGATTACCGCCGCTATTTTCGCCTCTCCAACCAGAGCGCGCATGCTCTGCGCCTCTGGGCCCAGATCAACAACGGCAAGGAATCCACGCCCTTTTACATGGGTGGAAGCTGGGATCTGCGCGGTTACCGCCTCTGGAGCCTCTGGGGCACCAAGATCGCCATGGTCAGCAATGAGCTGCGCTTTCCCTTCATCGACCGATTCGTGCTCAAGTTTCCGATCGGCGGGGTGGCCATCAGCAGCATCCGCGGCGCGCTCTTTTGCGATCTGGGAAACGCCTGGGACCAGCGTCTGCCGGAGCTGCTGGGCAGCGCCGGGGGTGGTATCCGCTTTCAGCTGGGGGGCATGCTGGTCCTGCGCTTTGATACCGGCCGCAAATTCATCCTCGCGGATCCGGGGCGTTTTTATCAGCGGCACACCTGGCATTTCGATCGCGCTTGGTTCACGCAGTTCTTTTTCGGCTGGGATTTCTGA
- the tal gene encoding transaldolase, with product MTRLQQLLERGQSIWIDYIERDFITSGHLAGLIREGVRGLTSNPAIFQKAISEGAAYDADIAALAARGLAAEKIYEALAIADIRAAADAFRPLHLASDGADGYVSLEVNPDLAHDTQKTIEEAERLFAAVNRPNLMIKIPATTAGIDAISQVIAAGISVNATLLFNSRHYLAVAGAWLAGLENRLNQGQPLQGIASVASFFVSRLDTRLDPQLDRLGCPGLKGKLAVANAAAVYDLYQELLTAPRWRRLAASGARPQRLLWASTGTKDPHYSDTLYVDELIGPATVNTVPPATFKAWLDHGRTAATLPAAAFCTRTALRALAEHGINLDMETEALQKEGVAAFAKSFAAMLQSVADKQKVSQ from the coding sequence ATGACACGCTTGCAACAGCTGCTGGAACGCGGGCAATCGATCTGGATCGATTATATCGAACGGGACTTCATTACGTCAGGTCATCTGGCCGGTTTGATCCGGGAAGGGGTGCGCGGCCTTACCTCGAATCCCGCGATCTTTCAGAAAGCAATCAGCGAAGGCGCTGCCTATGACGCCGATATCGCCGCTCTGGCCGCCCGCGGCCTGGCAGCGGAAAAGATTTATGAAGCCCTTGCCATCGCTGATATCCGCGCTGCAGCCGATGCCTTCCGGCCGCTCCATCTCGCGAGTGATGGCGCGGACGGTTATGTCAGCCTCGAGGTGAATCCCGATCTGGCGCACGATACGCAAAAGACGATCGAGGAGGCCGAACGCCTCTTCGCCGCCGTGAACCGACCCAACCTGATGATCAAAATTCCCGCCACGACGGCTGGCATCGACGCCATATCGCAAGTCATCGCCGCGGGAATCAGCGTCAACGCTACCCTCCTGTTCAATAGCCGGCATTATCTTGCGGTCGCCGGGGCCTGGCTTGCCGGGCTCGAGAATCGTCTGAACCAGGGTCAGCCCCTGCAGGGGATTGCCTCGGTCGCCTCCTTCTTCGTGAGCCGCCTCGATACCCGTCTCGACCCTCAGCTCGACCGCCTGGGCTGCCCCGGACTGAAAGGTAAACTGGCTGTGGCCAATGCGGCCGCCGTCTATGATCTCTATCAGGAACTGCTCACTGCACCGCGCTGGCGCCGGCTCGCCGCATCAGGCGCCAGGCCGCAGCGTCTCCTCTGGGCCAGCACCGGAACCAAGGACCCGCACTATTCAGATACCCTCTACGTCGATGAATTGATTGGCCCGGCGACGGTCAATACCGTTCCCCCGGCGACGTTTAAAGCCTGGCTCGACCATGGCCGCACCGCAGCCACCCTCCCGGCGGCAGCGTTCTGCACCAGAACGGCGCTGCGGGCACTGGCGGAGCATGGGATCAATCTCGACATGGAGACGGAGGCGCTGCAGAAAGAGGGGGTGGCGGCCTTCGCCAAATCCTTCGCTGCAATGCTGCAAAGTGTCGCCGACAAGCAAAAAGTCAGCCAGTAA
- the rpsT gene encoding 30S ribosomal protein S20 gives MANHKSAVKRIQTNARNTERNKAYKNTLRTYVKKVRAISSKEEGEKLFRHTASLLDKLAKKGIIHKNKAANQKSKLAAIVNKLG, from the coding sequence ATGGCGAACCACAAATCGGCTGTCAAGAGAATCCAGACCAATGCGCGCAACACCGAGCGCAACAAGGCCTACAAGAATACCCTGCGCACCTATGTGAAAAAGGTCCGCGCCATCAGCAGCAAGGAGGAGGGTGAAAAACTCTTCCGCCATACCGCTTCGCTGCTCGACAAGCTGGCCAAAAAGGGGATTATTCATAAGAACAAAGCCGCCAATCAGAAATCCAAGCTGGCCGCGATCGTGAACAAGCTCGGTTAA
- the hutH gene encoding histidine ammonia-lyase — protein MQPILLDGNSLTLSDLFAVAAGRPVAIAPAAMTQMAASRACIEAIIRDGRVVYGVNTGFGKLASIHIADDALDTLQRNLVLSHACGVGVPIPAPLVRALIALKINTLCKGYSGTRPEVAVFLQEMLNRGLLPIIPSKGSVGASGDLAPLAHMTLVMIGLGEALFQGERLPGAVALQRAGLEPVTLKAKEGLAVLNGTQVLTAYAAFALQRALQLARLADIAAAISIESLLNSRVAFDPRIQKARGHQAQIRVAENLIRLLAMSEIVESHSDCSKVQDAYSSRCTPQVHGAVRQALAYAEGVISTELNASTDNPLIFAAEQEVLSGGNFHGQPVSLACDTLAIAVAQLANISERRLENLMDPVQSGLPPFLAAESGTNSGFMIAQVTAAALVSENKVLTHPASVDSIPTSANQEDFVSMGAWSSRKALEVVENSETVLGIELLAGCQAMDFRQGLEPGQGTGIAWRYIRSRIPSMPRDRLLHDDIGTITAMVQENSIVRMVEEVIGAL, from the coding sequence ATGCAGCCTATCCTTCTAGACGGAAACTCCCTGACCCTTTCCGATCTTTTCGCGGTCGCGGCAGGCCGGCCCGTCGCGATCGCGCCGGCGGCCATGACGCAGATGGCCGCTTCGCGCGCTTGCATCGAAGCGATCATCCGCGACGGCCGCGTGGTATACGGTGTCAATACCGGCTTTGGCAAGCTGGCCTCCATCCACATCGCCGATGATGCCCTCGACACCCTGCAGCGCAACCTGGTGCTCAGTCATGCGTGCGGAGTTGGAGTCCCGATTCCCGCACCCCTGGTCCGCGCCCTCATCGCTCTCAAGATTAACACCCTCTGTAAAGGATATTCGGGGACGCGGCCTGAGGTAGCGGTTTTTCTCCAGGAGATGCTCAACCGCGGCCTCCTCCCTATCATCCCGAGCAAGGGCTCGGTCGGTGCTTCGGGCGACCTGGCGCCGCTGGCGCACATGACGCTGGTGATGATCGGCCTGGGCGAAGCCCTCTTTCAAGGCGAGCGCCTACCGGGCGCCGTGGCACTGCAGCGGGCCGGCTTGGAACCGGTCACGCTCAAGGCCAAGGAGGGATTGGCCGTGCTCAATGGTACCCAGGTGCTCACCGCCTATGCCGCTTTTGCTTTACAGCGCGCCCTGCAGCTGGCGCGTCTGGCCGACATCGCTGCCGCGATCAGCATCGAGAGTCTGCTCAACAGCCGTGTCGCCTTCGATCCGCGCATCCAGAAGGCCCGGGGCCATCAGGCCCAGATCCGGGTAGCGGAGAATCTCATCCGCCTTTTGGCCATGAGCGAAATCGTGGAATCGCATTCCGACTGCAGCAAGGTCCAGGACGCCTATTCCTCGCGCTGCACCCCGCAGGTGCATGGTGCCGTACGCCAGGCCCTGGCCTATGCAGAAGGGGTCATCAGCACGGAACTCAATGCCTCCACCGACAATCCCCTGATCTTTGCCGCAGAACAGGAGGTCCTCTCAGGCGGAAATTTCCACGGCCAGCCGGTCTCCCTGGCGTGTGATACACTGGCGATTGCAGTCGCCCAGCTGGCTAATATCTCCGAGCGCCGCCTCGAGAACCTGATGGATCCGGTCCAGAGCGGTCTGCCGCCCTTCCTGGCGGCGGAGAGCGGCACCAATTCCGGCTTTATGATCGCCCAGGTGACAGCCGCTGCCTTGGTTTCGGAGAACAAGGTGCTGACCCACCCCGCATCGGTCGATTCGATACCGACCTCAGCCAATCAAGAGGACTTTGTCAGTATGGGGGCCTGGAGCAGCCGCAAGGCGCTGGAGGTCGTGGAGAACAGCGAGACGGTCCTCGGCATCGAGCTGCTGGCCGGCTGCCAGGCCATGGATTTCCGTCAGGGACTCGAACCCGGTCAGGGAACCGGGATCGCCTGGCGCTATATCCGCAGCCGCATTCCCTCGATGCCCCGGGACCGGCTGCTGCATGACGATATAGGCACGATCACCGCTATGGTGCAGGAAAACAGCATCGTGAGGATGGTGGAAGAGGTCATTGGAGCGCTGTAA
- the guaB gene encoding IMP dehydrogenase, whose translation MNKIMGEGYTFDDVLLVPNKSDVLPKETDVRTRLTRKLALNLPLVSAAMDTVTEADLAIAIAREGGIGILHKNCSVQEQAAEVDKVKRSEAGMIMNPITLAPDRKLSEALELMQRYRISGIPIVDGQKLAGILTNRDLRFETDLNKRVSSLMTGKERLITAPAGTSLDEAEKLLQVHRIEKLLVVDKEGKLKGLITVKDIQSRKRFPLASKDKHGRLLVGAAIGVAHDTAERAEALIAAGVDVLVVDTAHGHSRGVMHTVELVKKQFPEIEVIAGNIATPEGAADLIAAGADAIKVGIGPGSICTTRIVAGTGVPQLTAIMSCAEICRKHAIPLIADGGIKQTGDIAKAIVAGADAVMLGNMLAGTDESPGETILYEGRSYKVYRAMGSLGAMRGGRGDRYFQEGVQDTKKLVPEGIEGRVPYRGKVADVIYQMVGGLRSAMGYSGAATIAELQQKGRFIRITQAGLLESHPHDIIITKEAPNYMIQGR comes from the coding sequence ATGAATAAAATCATGGGTGAAGGCTACACCTTTGATGACGTCCTGCTGGTGCCGAATAAATCGGATGTCCTGCCTAAGGAGACCGATGTCCGCACGCGGCTGACGCGCAAGCTGGCCCTCAACCTGCCCCTGGTCAGCGCGGCCATGGATACCGTAACCGAGGCGGATCTTGCAATCGCCATCGCCCGTGAAGGCGGCATCGGGATCCTGCATAAGAACTGCAGCGTCCAGGAACAGGCGGCTGAGGTGGACAAGGTCAAGCGTTCAGAGGCCGGGATGATCATGAATCCCATCACCCTGGCGCCGGACCGCAAGCTCAGCGAAGCGCTGGAATTGATGCAGCGTTACCGCATCTCCGGCATTCCGATCGTCGACGGCCAAAAACTGGCCGGCATTCTCACTAACCGCGATCTGCGCTTCGAGACCGATCTCAACAAACGTGTTTCCTCGCTGATGACCGGCAAGGAGCGGCTGATCACCGCTCCTGCAGGCACCTCCCTGGATGAAGCCGAAAAGCTCCTGCAGGTGCACCGCATCGAAAAATTGCTGGTGGTCGACAAGGAAGGCAAGCTCAAGGGGCTGATCACGGTCAAGGATATCCAGAGCCGCAAGCGGTTTCCTCTCGCTTCCAAGGACAAGCATGGCCGGCTGCTGGTGGGGGCGGCGATCGGCGTTGCGCATGACACCGCAGAGCGGGCCGAGGCCCTGATCGCGGCCGGGGTTGATGTGCTCGTGGTCGACACCGCCCACGGTCATTCGCGGGGCGTGATGCACACCGTAGAGCTGGTTAAAAAGCAGTTCCCCGAGATCGAGGTGATAGCCGGCAATATCGCAACGCCGGAAGGAGCCGCCGACCTCATCGCCGCGGGGGCCGATGCCATCAAGGTCGGGATCGGGCCGGGCTCAATTTGCACCACGCGAATTGTCGCCGGCACCGGCGTGCCGCAACTCACCGCCATCATGAGCTGTGCCGAAATCTGCCGAAAACACGCCATTCCACTGATCGCCGACGGCGGCATCAAGCAAACCGGAGATATTGCCAAGGCGATTGTCGCCGGCGCCGATGCCGTGATGCTTGGCAACATGCTGGCCGGGACGGACGAAAGTCCCGGCGAGACCATCCTCTACGAGGGCCGCAGTTACAAGGTCTACCGCGCCATGGGCTCGCTCGGAGCGATGCGTGGCGGCCGCGGCGACCGCTATTTTCAGGAGGGGGTTCAGGATACCAAGAAACTGGTCCCGGAGGGCATTGAAGGACGGGTTCCCTATCGCGGCAAGGTGGCCGATGTGATCTACCAGATGGTGGGCGGCCTGCGTTCGGCGATGGGCTACAGCGGCGCTGCCACAATTGCGGAACTCCAGCAAAAAGGCCGTTTTATTCGCATCACCCAGGCCGGCCTGCTCGAAAGTCACCCGCATGACATCATCATCACCAAGGAAGCGCCAAACTATATGATTCAGGGACGGTGA
- a CDS encoding N-acetyltransferase, protein MENAIRIEPVTTAAGRKRFIKFPWRVYHNDPLWVPQLIRDEMKILDPERGTFYQFGEAALFMAFRGREPVGRISAQVNHQYERYHDNHTGFFGFFECIDDQAVADALFGTAAAWLRNKGKSRAMGPMSFSMYDISGILIDGNDTMPCILTAYNPPYYEKLLDTAGMKKAMDWYAFLVSQDSALRPGLQRIASRVTRQEGLEIVPLDMKIFDQRVREVARIFSDAWMENWGHVPFTDGQVQDLVHELKMVIVPEVTLFALYHGECIGFSLSVKDANPALQKANGRLFPFGLFKVLWHLRKTTRLRTMAMGVLKEHRHRGIDIAFYLKTIEEGRRLGFYDSECSIILEINKRMIGALEDLSARRYKTFRFYEKEI, encoded by the coding sequence ATGGAGAATGCAATCCGGATTGAACCGGTCACCACTGCAGCGGGGCGCAAGCGCTTTATCAAGTTTCCCTGGCGTGTCTATCACAACGATCCTCTCTGGGTTCCCCAGCTCATCCGCGACGAGATGAAAATACTCGATCCGGAGAGGGGAACCTTTTACCAGTTCGGCGAGGCGGCCCTCTTCATGGCCTTCCGCGGTCGAGAACCGGTGGGGCGCATTTCCGCGCAGGTCAACCATCAGTACGAGCGCTACCACGACAACCACACCGGTTTTTTCGGCTTTTTCGAATGCATCGATGACCAGGCTGTGGCGGATGCCCTCTTCGGCACTGCAGCCGCCTGGCTGCGCAACAAGGGCAAGAGCCGGGCCATGGGGCCGATGAGCTTCTCGATGTATGACATCAGCGGCATCCTCATCGACGGCAACGACACCATGCCCTGCATCCTCACCGCCTACAATCCGCCCTATTATGAAAAACTGCTGGATACCGCCGGCATGAAAAAAGCGATGGACTGGTACGCCTTCCTGGTGAGCCAGGACTCCGCCTTGCGGCCCGGCCTGCAGCGCATCGCCAGCCGCGTGACACGCCAGGAGGGTCTGGAGATCGTCCCACTCGATATGAAGATCTTTGACCAACGGGTGCGCGAAGTGGCACGCATCTTTTCCGATGCCTGGATGGAGAACTGGGGCCACGTGCCCTTCACCGACGGCCAGGTGCAGGATTTGGTCCACGAACTCAAAATGGTCATTGTCCCGGAGGTCACCCTCTTCGCCCTCTATCACGGCGAGTGCATCGGCTTTTCCCTCAGCGTCAAGGATGCCAATCCGGCCCTGCAAAAAGCCAACGGCCGCCTCTTCCCCTTCGGATTGTTCAAAGTGCTCTGGCATCTCCGCAAGACCACCCGGCTGCGCACTATGGCCATGGGTGTGCTCAAGGAACACCGCCACCGCGGCATCGATATCGCCTTTTATCTCAAGACGATCGAGGAGGGACGCCGGCTGGGATTCTACGACAGCGAATGCTCGATCATCCTGGAGATCAACAAACGAATGATCGGCGCGCTCGAGGATCTTTCGGCGCGACGCTACAAGACCTTCCGTTTTTACGAAAAAGAGATCTGA
- the fni gene encoding type 2 isopentenyl-diphosphate Delta-isomerase, protein MSNEVNHRKYDHIRIVRTDGGSDRGKSYFDAIALQHRALPEIDLKAIDPAVDFLGKSLSFPLMIAPMTGGDHDLVRTINKNLARAAEATRVAMAVGSQRVMISHPAARESFALRPLAPHTVLLGNLGAVQLNHGFGKRECLQAIEVLEADGLYLHLNPLQEAIQPEGETNFSGLADKIGQVAAELPRPVLVKEVGSGIARRDAELLIARGIRYIDAAGSGGTSWSRIEHFRQQANRAAETSQAGLLFQDWGVPTPALLEQLAPLRDRVTLIASGGLRSGLDMAKAMILGASLCGIAKPFLEPALHSAGEVIQLIERLRREFIITLFLLGITRAGDLIGNRSLLA, encoded by the coding sequence ATGAGCAACGAGGTCAACCACAGAAAATACGACCATATTCGCATCGTCCGCACCGACGGCGGCAGCGACCGAGGCAAGAGCTATTTCGATGCTATTGCCCTGCAGCACCGTGCTCTCCCCGAGATCGATCTGAAAGCCATTGATCCCGCGGTCGATTTTCTGGGCAAATCGCTCTCCTTCCCCCTGATGATCGCCCCGATGACCGGCGGCGATCACGATCTGGTGCGCACCATCAACAAAAACCTCGCCCGGGCTGCCGAGGCGACGCGGGTGGCGATGGCCGTCGGTTCGCAGCGGGTGATGATCTCCCATCCCGCCGCGCGTGAGAGTTTTGCGCTGCGCCCCCTCGCCCCCCATACCGTCCTTCTTGGCAACCTCGGCGCTGTGCAGCTCAACCACGGATTCGGGAAGCGGGAATGTCTTCAGGCCATCGAGGTGCTCGAGGCCGACGGTCTCTATCTCCATCTCAATCCCCTGCAGGAGGCTATCCAGCCTGAAGGAGAGACCAATTTCAGCGGCCTCGCCGACAAGATCGGCCAGGTAGCGGCCGAGCTGCCGCGGCCGGTGCTGGTCAAAGAGGTCGGCTCGGGCATCGCCCGCCGCGACGCTGAGCTGCTGATCGCGCGCGGCATCCGCTACATCGACGCCGCCGGCAGCGGCGGTACTTCCTGGAGCCGGATCGAACATTTCCGCCAGCAGGCGAACCGCGCCGCGGAGACCAGTCAGGCCGGTTTGCTCTTCCAGGACTGGGGCGTGCCAACCCCGGCGCTGCTGGAACAGCTGGCGCCCCTCCGCGACCGCGTGACCCTGATCGCCTCCGGCGGCCTTCGCTCGGGACTCGACATGGCCAAAGCGATGATCCTCGGGGCCAGCCTCTGTGGGATCGCCAAACCCTTCCTCGAGCCCGCCTTGCATTCGGCCGGCGAGGTCATCCAGCTCATAGAACGCCTCCGCAGGGAGTTTATCATCACCCTTTTCCTCCTCGGAATCACCCGCGCCGGAGACCTGATCGGTAACCGGAGCTTGCTGGCCTGA